A part of Arachis hypogaea cultivar Tifrunner chromosome 12, arahy.Tifrunner.gnm2.J5K5, whole genome shotgun sequence genomic DNA contains:
- the LOC112730293 gene encoding uncharacterized protein, producing the protein MEFVTIESFKAALKDHVIYEERKIRYIKNNQMRVRCDCEHGLERIKKLKKLKWAKEASTSEGGNVQSNDEVAVEGNEANNVQCVNVNPINTKDADVNAGTMGEEAVNAGSGNSGTVLGGTVTAGAVVGRTNPCPWLIYCAWNNQLKSYQIKTYVPTHTCGRKFGSNMADQKWVAYKLEKRLLTQPHITLSEAYDHIKIDYNVVINGKMVYRALKEARERVIRNERQQYSKLRHYLLELLRSNPGSTALMDVTPIPQSPPLFDKLYICLDACKRGFKLSCRKLIGLDGCFLKGYYGEQLLSAVGQDANNHFYVIVFAVVNSETKESWKWFLTLLQEDLGDHYIHGWNFISDQQKGLLPALKEVMPHAHHKNCVRHIWKNFTNRFKDKQVKNIVWECAKCTTFIEFEESIQKFRRVNEDAWNYLFRFELACWTKSQFSHGPKCDNLTNNMCEVWNAKIVNYRGKPILTMCEELRCYIMRRMTKYKQVLETYVGTELAPVQQKRLDDIIKGVRYWHPVWVGDDERMVFEVQQGSKKLSVHLGNNKCTCNAWQLTGALSHLLEAVMGSQQKQ; encoded by the exons ATGGAATTCGTAACAATTGAAAGCTTTAAGGCTGCTCTAAAGGATCATGTCATCTATGAGGAAAGAAAGATTAGGTACATCAAGAATAATCAAATGAGAGTGAGATGTGATTGTGAGCATGGGTTGGAGaggataaaaaaactaaaaaaactaaaatgggCTAAGGAGGCATCTACTAGTGAAGGTGGAAATGTGCAAAGTAATGATGAGGTAGCTGTGGAAGGTAATGAAGCAAACAATGTGCAATGTGTGAATGTAAATCCTATTAATACAAAGGATGCAGATGTCAATGCTGGAACCATGGGAGAAGAAGCTGTGAATGCTGGGTCTGGAAATAGTGGGACTGTGCTTGGTGGGACTGTGACTGCAGGTGCTGTAGTTGGTAGAACTAACCCTTGTCCGTGGCTAATTTACTGTGCCTGGAATAATCAACTGAAGAGTTACCAAATCAAGACATATGTGCCCACTCACACTTGCGGGAGAAAATTTGGAAGTAATATGGCAGATCAAAAGTGGGTGGCCTACAAGCTAGAAAAGAGGTTGCTCACTCAACCTCACATAACACTAAGTGAGGCCTATGACCACATCAAGATAGATTACAATGTCGTGATCAATGGCAAAATGGTCTATAGAGCACTTAAAGAAGCAAGAGAACGTGTCATTAGAAACGAGAGACAACAGTACAGCAAATTGAGGCATTATCTCTTGGAGTTGTTAAGGAGTAACCCCGGGAGCACTGCATTGATGGATGTTACTCCCATCCCCCAGTCACCTCCATTATTTGACAAGTTATATATTTGTTTAGATGCATGTAAAAGGGGGTTTAAATTGAGTTGTAGGAAATTGATTGGATTAGATGGTTGTTTTTTGAAGGGTTATTACGGGGAGCAACTCCTTTCAGCAGTGGGCCAGGACGCAAACAATCACTTTTACGTTATTGTGTTTGCTGTGGTTAATAGTGAGACAAAAGAGAGCTGGAAGTGGTTTCTCACTTTGCTTCAAGAAGATCTTGGAGACCACTATATCCATGGTTGGAATTTCATTTCCGATCAACAAAAG gGTCTTCTACCTGCATTAAAAGAAGTGATGCCACATGCGCATCACAAAAATTGTGTTAGACACATATGGAAAAACTTTACCAACCGGTTCAAAGATAAGCAGGTGAAGAACATTGTTTGGGAGTGTGCTAAGTGTACTACTTTCATAGAATTTGAGGAAAGTATTCAGAAGTTTCGGAGGGTAAATGAAGACGCATGGAACTACTTATTTAGATTTGAGCTTGCATGCTGGACCAAATCACAATTCAGTCACGGGCCAAAGTGTGATAACTTGACGAACAACATGTGTGAGGTATGGAATGCAAAGATAGTTAACTATAGAGGCAAACCTATCCTTACAATGTGTGAAGAGCTGAGGTGCTACATTATGCGAAGAATGACAAAGTATAAACAAGTTTTGGAGACATATGTTGGCACTGAATTGGCCCCTGTACAGCAAAAGAGACTTGACGACATTATAAAAGGGGTTAGGTATTGGCATCCAGTATGGGTTGGGGATGATGAGAGGATGGTTTTTGAGGTCCAACAGGGGTCAAAAAAGCTTTCTGTTCACTTAGGCAATAACAAGTGCACTTGTAATGCTTGGCAGTTGACAGGTGCATTATCCCACCTCCTAGAAGCAGTGATGGGGTCTCAGCAGAAACAATGA